The genomic segment CGTTCATGTCGATCCGTCTGTTATGGATTTTCTCTTTCTCTAGCGATTCTTGATCTGTTAACTGCTCTGGCATTTGGTAGACAAGTTGCTTGTGGAAATGCCTGCACCGGTGGTGGCGCCGGTGTCGTTGTGAATGTGAGAAGAGCTGTGGTTTCTGTCAGATCGGTTAGGTGGAAAACATCATTCACTAGTTTCCTTTCTATTTCTTTGCCACTGTTCACTGTTTGATTAGCTGTTTGCTCTAGTGGGAGTAGTACAATAACAGCGACATTGCTTGTTTAACACTGTCCAACTAGAAGGGTTATCTCTGGGAAGCGGCTTGGCCTCCACTAAATAGTACAAATTCTCAAAGATTTCTCTGTTACCGACTAACTAGGCTGATAAATGCAACTGCTTGAAACCTCTGTTTGGTCTTTTCTAACTATATAATATATTGATAGGGTATAATGGACAGTGGAAACCAACTACAAAGTCAGGGTTATGCTGCTGATATTACCTCCATAAAAGAGGCAAAACTCCGAATCAGTCCATACATTCATGAAACTCCAGTCCTTACATCAAAATCCTTGAATTCTATTGCTCGGAAACAATTGTATTTCAAGTGTGAATGCTTTCAAAAAGGGTAAGAAGCTCTCTTGAATTTAACAATTATTTGCATCTTGACATGTTTGTGAGAAGTCAATGTCATCGTTGATAGCTTTACCACTCTAATTTTAGAGGAGCATTTAAGATTAGAGGTGCTTCAAATGCTATATTCTCTCTTTCCAATGATCAAGCTGCTAAAGGAGTAGTCACACACAGCAGGTTTTTTTCCATTACACTTTTCAATATGAATGCTCTTTTTTTCTTCTGTTGCTCTTTTGTTGCATTGTTGTTCTCTTGGATAGGAGTATATTTAATATCTTCTGTTATAGTGGTAACCATGCTGCAGCTGTGTCTTTGGCTGCAAAGCTACGTGGAATCCCTGCATATATAGTAATACCAGAAAATGCTCCACGATGCAAGATTGAAAATGTCAAGCGCTACGGTGGGCAAGTCATCTGGAGCGAACCCACATTTCAATCAAGAGAGAATGTTGCTAAAAAAGTTCAGCAAGAAACTGGCGCAATTATGGTTCATCCATTCAATGATAAGTACATCATAAGGTATCGTATTGCACTTTGTTTGACTCAGAAAACTTTTGCTGGAGGTTTAATTTCATATATTTAAGTATATCTCCATGACCTATACAGTTAAGATTATGACTAACTCAACATAATCGTATTTTGATCATTTTATGCTCCCTGAAATTGATTTCATGTTCATTATGATCCCTGAAATCTCAAATGCATGGATTTACTAGGGGCTTCCAGAGAAACAAGATTtcatattcatatatttttggTATTAATAGTTCTTTCTTGAAAACCAATGTGACAGCTTTGTCAACTTCAGCAAGGTTATGTCATCCATATATTAAAACTCTATATTTATTCTGGTCAGAATGTCTATGCTTAAGCTGATATTCCTCAGTATGTtttttcatctattgtttatttttctcctcttctttgtcTCGCTCGAAGCAACTTTAAGCTGGAGAAATCTGTAATTTTGACCCTGTCGAAAGAAATAGTTAAGCTACAACCAGTAGGACACTTCCGGTGAAGGGGAGGGaatatcatcctcttttgtggccGTTCTGTAGAACATGAAGAATATAATTATGTTATTAACTGTCAAAATTTTCATGTGTCAATCATATGGTCAATGCAGAAAAATTGAATATTTTGTCTCTGCCTTCCTCTGTTTCTCCCTTATTGGGGGGAAGGTCAAAGCTTTCCAACTTTTCTTCCTTTGTGCCCATTTTCAGCCCTCGACACTCATCACTCTTTCCCTGTATTCTTGGGAGCACATGCATCAGAAATTATTGAGCTTGAAGAGCTTGTTGTTTCTTTATAGACCCATTattctatttttatttataatataatcaGTTTAGCCTTAGGAGCTTTCTTAACTTTCATTTTTAGTTTGTGAAACCCAAAATGGTAACAAATtggagtccttttttttttttgttgattgtgTCAGTAAGTACCATGATCTCGTAATTCAATGGACTCAGAATTTAGTCATGTCGCCATCTCTTTGTGACGCGCCCTAATCATCAAACTCCTTCACTGTGTGGAATTAGATGAAACTATGCTTGGGTTCCTAAACTTTTTTACACTCAAACTTGAATTGACATATCTATCACTCTTcacttgaaaaaagaaaaagttctCAGCAGCTCTATTTTGGTCTCTGTATTTTACTTTGCAATGGTTCAAATACTTCATCATAAGTGGTTTTAAATGTTTTGGCAGTGGGCAGGGTACCATCTCACTGGAGCTTTTGGAGCAAATCCCTGAAATTGACACCATAGTAGTACCAATAAGTGGTTTGAGCTTGTGTCTTGAAGCCTCATACCATCTTTAATCAATGATTTTGTTTTCCCCTAACATATTCATCCTCATTGGACTTGGATATAGGTGGTGGTTTGATATCTGGTGTGACTTTGGCTGCAAAAGCCATCAATCCTTCTATTCGGATTTTGGCTGCTGAACCAAGGGGCGCTGATGATGCAGCTCAGTCCAAGGCAGCAGGGCAGATTCTCAGATTACCTGAGACCAAAACCATAGCTGATGGCCTCTGTGCTTTTCTAGGAGATCTGACATGGTATTACTATTACGCACAAGAATTGTTTTATATGTTTAGTGAAAAAGCATGACTTTGATTTGTTTGCAGATCTGATAATATTTTTTGTCATAAAACCATTCCAAGATTACAATTATTTTCCTAATTAGATCCTTGATCAATAAATTGCAGTGGAATTGACTGTAAATGTTGAATACAACATGATTATTACTCTCTCTACATACATTTCCTCTGTATTTACGGTTAATATGTATCTGTTTGTAATTATTCTATTGCCCTTCCCTATCTatcaaatgacaaaaagaaagaaagatcaaTCACATCTATAATAGACAACAGTACATATGCCAAAACCCGATAGTTTGCATTAATAAGTTCTCAACCTGCAATGCACTATCTTTGAGTATCTTTGAAGTTTGATGTTGCAAACTCAATATTGCTGTTAGTTTAATCATCCTATAAACAAATATTTAATTCTGCAGGTTATTGTGCTACAAATTGATACTTACAACTTGACCATCAATAGGTAACTGGTGTCCTAGCACATATTATGGAAGATGCATAGACATTTTTTT from the Musa acuminata AAA Group cultivar baxijiao unplaced genomic scaffold, Cavendish_Baxijiao_AAA HiC_scaffold_481, whole genome shotgun sequence genome contains:
- the LOC135660339 gene encoding serine racemase-like, whose product is MDSGNQLQSQGYAADITSIKEAKLRISPYIHETPVLTSKSLNSIARKQLYFKCECFQKGGAFKIRGASNAIFSLSNDQAAKGVVTHSSGNHAAAVSLAAKLRGIPAYIVIPENAPRCKIENVKRYGGQVIWSEPTFQSRENVAKKVQQETGAIMVHPFNDKYIISGQGTISLELLEQIPEIDTIVVPISGGGLISGVTLAAKAINPSIRILAAEPRGADDAAQSKAAGQILRLPETKTIADGLCAFLGDLTWPVVRDLVDDIITVDDEAIIEAMRMCYEILKVAVEPSGAIGLAAVLSDQFQQSAAWKDSNNIGIILSGGNIDLGVLWKSFGK